In Alloyangia pacifica, the following proteins share a genomic window:
- a CDS encoding calcium-binding protein — MDKIGTEGNDTLYIRDPGAFRILGLGGDDFLRVYISRRNASQDLADYFDGGDGNDTIMAAGTDDTALGGSGDDLLRGDDGNDVLYGDAGREDFGDARTESANDGDDTLDGGDGDDSMDGGGGDDLLLGGRGNDIMIGGSGSDTLSGSSGNDLIFGGDGGDTLIGETGDNYLDGGSGDDLLQSSGGKDTITAGDGNDTITSGGGNDSVWGDGGHDEMILGSGVDEAHGGDGNDTINGGEGTDFLFGDADNDILNGGLDNDTIVGGAGDDTIDGGGGGDLMYGDSGTGDSGYDFVTYESSASAVTVQLSSLGATQGAGGAAGDYYLEINGAIGSAFADALVGGSGNQTFYGLDGNDTLSSGLGNDSLFGGLGDDILQGGEDNDYMVGGAGADTLNGQTGIDTVSYAGSGSAVTVTVSALNAYAATGGDAQGDVLASVEVVEGSAFNDRFNGLDGNQKFITGAGVDTITAGAGDDMLVGNGGTNYLYGQDGSDTFVGISGTNLVLDYDFYDTAGHDQIGIDAASSTRWRTLSGAYALEFYTADQSTYVWTGTADPTLASQRAALIDVFAFSDPDGFLV; from the coding sequence ATGGACAAGATCGGCACCGAGGGCAACGATACTCTGTACATAAGAGATCCGGGCGCATTCCGCATTCTTGGCCTGGGCGGAGATGATTTCCTGCGGGTCTACATTTCGCGCCGAAACGCCTCGCAGGATCTCGCGGACTACTTCGATGGCGGAGACGGCAACGATACGATCATGGCCGCGGGGACCGACGACACGGCGCTCGGCGGCTCTGGCGACGACCTGCTGAGAGGCGACGACGGCAATGACGTCCTCTACGGCGACGCAGGCCGGGAGGATTTCGGCGATGCCCGCACGGAATCCGCCAATGATGGCGACGACACGCTCGATGGCGGAGATGGCGACGACAGCATGGACGGCGGCGGCGGGGACGACCTTCTGCTGGGCGGCCGTGGCAATGATATCATGATCGGCGGCTCGGGATCGGACACCCTCTCTGGCTCGTCGGGCAACGACCTGATCTTCGGCGGAGATGGCGGCGATACGCTGATCGGAGAGACGGGCGACAACTATCTCGACGGCGGGTCAGGTGACGACCTGCTGCAATCGTCAGGCGGCAAAGACACCATCACGGCCGGCGACGGCAACGACACGATCACCTCCGGCGGCGGCAATGACTCTGTCTGGGGCGATGGTGGCCATGACGAAATGATCCTTGGGTCGGGAGTTGACGAGGCTCACGGCGGCGATGGCAATGACACGATCAATGGCGGCGAAGGCACGGACTTTCTGTTTGGCGATGCCGACAACGATATCCTGAACGGCGGGCTCGACAATGATACGATCGTGGGCGGCGCGGGCGACGACACGATCGACGGTGGCGGTGGCGGCGATCTCATGTACGGCGACTCGGGCACCGGCGATAGCGGCTACGATTTCGTCACCTATGAAAGCAGCGCTTCGGCAGTGACCGTACAACTGTCGTCCCTTGGCGCCACACAGGGCGCCGGAGGCGCGGCGGGGGACTATTATCTCGAGATCAACGGCGCCATCGGCAGCGCCTTTGCCGACGCCTTGGTCGGAGGCAGCGGCAACCAGACCTTCTACGGTCTGGACGGCAATGACACGCTCTCCTCCGGCCTGGGGAACGACAGCCTTTTCGGCGGACTGGGTGACGATATCCTCCAGGGTGGCGAGGACAACGATTACATGGTCGGTGGGGCCGGTGCCGACACGCTGAATGGACAGACCGGCATCGACACCGTCAGCTACGCAGGCTCCGGCAGCGCCGTCACCGTGACGGTCTCGGCGCTCAACGCCTACGCGGCAACAGGCGGTGACGCCCAGGGCGACGTGCTCGCAAGCGTGGAAGTCGTCGAGGGAAGCGCCTTCAACGATCGCTTCAACGGCCTGGATGGGAATCAGAAATTCATAACCGGCGCGGGTGTGGATACGATAACTGCCGGCGCCGGTGACGACATGCTGGTCGGCAATGGCGGCACGAATTACCTCTATGGTCAGGACGGGTCGGACACGTTTGTCGGCATCTCGGGCACGAACCTTGTCCTCGACTACGACTTCTACGACACGGCCGGACACGATCAGATCGGTATAGACGCGGCCTCGAGTACAAGGTGGCGGACGCTCTCCGGTGCCTACGCCCTGGAATTCTACACCGCGGACCAGTCTACCTATGTCTGGACAGGAACCGCCGACCCGACACTCGCGAGCCAACGCGCCGCCCTTATCGACGTCTTCGCGTTCAGCGACCCTGACGGCTTTCTGGTCTGA
- a CDS encoding penicillin-binding protein 1A, producing the protein MIRFIFSFFGAIFSVITLGLMAIALSIGAIFWIYGRDLPSHESLAQYTPPTISRIYSTEGKIIDEFAQERRLFTPADQIPDMVKQAFISAEDKNFYEHHGYDVRGIAAAVVDAVRTRGRDVRGASTITQQVMKNFLLSGDRKIERKIKEIILASRLEETLSKDKILELYLNEIFLGQNSYGVTAAAQTYFNKSLSELAPHEAATLASMPKAPSDYHPVRNMQRLLDRRNYVLREMRENGYIDEATFETEVAQPLRSVQNGDFEPYQHSLPPRDYFTDEIRRQLTSEFGEGEFFSGGLSVRATLDPEMQVEAAKSLRVALEDYDRSLGRWRGTGKTIAEEQLGSEADWRAALASVAVARDIDLDSQWYPAVVLEVGEQQMRLGIEGVEDTAERPTVVPRNDISWAKGSFADNFERGDVVHVRAMTDDKTGEFIRWTLRQVPRVQGAFMAMDVNTGRVIAMQGGFSYQDSVFNRATQALRQPGSSFKPFVYAAALDSGYSPSTIIIDAPIEIDTPQGVWRPKNASNTYYGPTPLRTGIEQSRNLMTIRLAQEIGMNTVADYAEKFGVYDNMGRVLANALGADETTLYKMISAYAMFANGGERVEPTLVDRVQDRYGRTVYNHEYQKGNERSCLDCADPNLPPGRGPDIRNNRDRIMDAVTAYQLTSMMQGVVQRGTASRTVNLPVPTAGKTGTTNDAKDVWMLGFTSNIVAGCYIGYDTPRPLGRGASGGGMCGPVFNRFMLKAVEKYGGGQFKVPPACNFLKMDRFTGARLGPDASGENVVAECFRSGEEPLFGIQLDGGWAMSGNFDMIQPDGSTRPREVTTSTGRKATVGPKASFGTLSSGGLY; encoded by the coding sequence GTGATCAGGTTCATCTTCTCCTTCTTCGGGGCCATCTTCAGCGTCATCACCCTCGGGCTGATGGCGATCGCGCTGTCCATCGGCGCGATCTTCTGGATCTATGGCCGCGACCTGCCGAGCCATGAGAGCCTGGCGCAATACACCCCGCCCACGATCAGCCGGATCTATTCGACCGAGGGCAAGATCATCGACGAGTTCGCGCAGGAGCGGCGGCTCTTCACCCCAGCGGACCAGATCCCCGACATGGTGAAGCAGGCCTTCATTTCGGCCGAGGACAAGAACTTCTACGAGCACCATGGCTACGACGTCCGCGGCATCGCCGCGGCCGTGGTCGACGCGGTGCGCACTCGCGGCCGCGACGTGCGCGGCGCCTCGACCATCACCCAGCAGGTGATGAAGAACTTCCTGCTCTCGGGCGACCGAAAGATCGAGCGCAAGATCAAGGAGATTATCCTCGCCTCGCGGCTCGAGGAAACCCTGAGCAAGGACAAGATCCTCGAGCTCTATCTGAACGAGATCTTCCTCGGCCAGAACTCCTACGGCGTGACCGCGGCGGCGCAGACCTATTTCAACAAGAGCCTGTCGGAGCTCGCCCCGCACGAGGCGGCGACGCTGGCCTCGATGCCCAAGGCGCCGTCGGATTACCACCCGGTGCGGAACATGCAGCGCCTTCTCGACCGCCGCAACTACGTGCTGCGCGAGATGCGCGAGAATGGCTATATCGACGAGGCCACCTTCGAGACCGAGGTGGCCCAGCCGCTGCGCTCGGTGCAGAACGGCGATTTCGAGCCCTACCAGCATTCGCTGCCGCCGCGCGACTATTTCACCGACGAGATCCGCCGTCAGCTGACCTCCGAGTTCGGTGAGGGCGAATTCTTCTCCGGTGGCCTGTCGGTCCGTGCGACGCTCGATCCCGAGATGCAGGTCGAGGCGGCCAAGTCGCTGCGCGTCGCGCTCGAAGATTACGACCGTAGCCTGGGCCGCTGGCGCGGCACCGGCAAGACCATCGCCGAAGAGCAGCTCGGCTCGGAAGCGGACTGGCGCGCGGCACTCGCGTCCGTAGCCGTGGCGCGCGACATCGATCTCGACAGCCAATGGTATCCGGCCGTGGTGCTCGAGGTGGGCGAACAGCAGATGCGGCTCGGCATCGAAGGGGTCGAGGACACTGCCGAGCGTCCGACCGTGGTGCCCCGCAATGACATCAGCTGGGCCAAGGGCAGCTTCGCCGACAACTTCGAGCGCGGCGACGTGGTGCATGTGCGTGCGATGACCGACGACAAGACCGGCGAGTTCATCCGCTGGACGCTGCGCCAGGTGCCGCGCGTGCAGGGGGCCTTCATGGCGATGGACGTGAACACCGGCCGGGTGATCGCCATGCAGGGCGGCTTCAGCTACCAGGACTCGGTGTTCAACCGCGCCACCCAGGCGCTGCGTCAGCCCGGTTCGAGCTTCAAGCCCTTCGTCTATGCGGCGGCGTTGGACTCTGGCTACTCGCCCTCCACGATCATCATCGACGCGCCGATCGAGATCGACACGCCGCAGGGCGTCTGGCGGCCCAAGAACGCGTCCAACACCTACTATGGCCCGACGCCGCTGCGGACCGGGATCGAACAGTCGCGCAACCTGATGACCATCCGCCTCGCGCAGGAAATCGGCATGAACACGGTCGCCGATTACGCCGAGAAGTTCGGCGTCTATGACAACATGGGCCGGGTTCTGGCCAATGCGCTCGGCGCGGACGAGACTACGCTCTACAAGATGATTTCGGCCTATGCGATGTTTGCCAACGGCGGCGAGCGGGTCGAGCCGACGCTGGTCGACCGGGTGCAGGACCGCTACGGGCGCACGGTCTACAATCACGAGTACCAGAAGGGCAACGAGCGCAGCTGCCTCGACTGCGCCGATCCCAACCTGCCGCCGGGCCGCGGGCCGGACATCCGCAACAACCGCGACCGGATCATGGACGCGGTGACCGCCTACCAGCTGACCTCGATGATGCAGGGCGTTGTACAGCGCGGCACCGCCTCGCGCACGGTGAACCTGCCGGTGCCCACCGCCGGCAAGACCGGCACCACCAATGACGCCAAGGATGTCTGGATGCTCGGCTTCACCTCGAACATCGTGGCGGGCTGCTACATCGGCTACGACACGCCGCGCCCGCTGGGCCGCGGCGCCTCTGGCGGCGGCATGTGCGGGCCGGTGTTCAACCGGTTCATGCTGAAAGCGGTCGAGAAATACGGCGGCGGCCAGTTCAAGGTGCCGCCCGCCTGCAACTTCCTCAAGATGGACCGCTTCACCGGCGCGCGGCTGGGGCCGGACGCTTCGGGTGAGAACGTCGTCGCCGAATGCTTCCGCTCGGGCGAGGAGCCGCTCTTCGGCATCCAGCTCGACGGCGGATGGGCGATGTCCGGCAATTTCGACATGATCCAGCCCGACGGCTCGACCCGCCCGCGCGAGGTCACCACGTCGACCGGGCGCAAGGCGACGGTGGGTCCGAAGGCCTCCTTCGGCACGCTGAGCTCGGGCGGTCTTTACTGA